The DNA segment CACCCGTGAGACGGCGTGACGGCGTGACCGCGCGGGGCGCAGGTTGTCATTCGCCGGACACGCGCACAGGCATTGGCCTAAGCTGCATTCAACTGTCACAGCGGCGCGGCCAGGTAGCAATACGTCCGGCGACCCCGAATCGTTCCGGAGAGCCCCGACGTCCCGGTGGGGATGTGCCCGAAACCGCCTCGTGTGTCACCCGGCGCCCCATGTGCCGCATCACAACCGTCCCGCTTTGCCGGGATGATCACGCATGTCGCCAGCTCACTCCTCCGGGTGATCTGCCGCTTACCCATAGTCCGTTCGGGCCATTCAAGATTGGGCCCGAAGGGGGTGTTGCGCTGTCCGCGCCTTCCGTAACGTCCTCAACTGGCGGCGGTGAATATGCCGCTGCCGCCGTGGGGGAGCCTCGATTCGGGAGAGGACGGCGCCGGTATGGGCTGGGTTACCGACTGGAGTGCGCAGGCCGCCTGCCGCACTACCGATCCGGATGAACTGTTCGTGCAGGGAGCAGCGCAGAACAGGGCCAAGGCGGTGTGCACCGGATGCCCGGTGCGCACGGAGTGCCTGGCCGACGCGCTGGACAACCGCGTCGAGTTCGGCGTGTGGGGAGGCATGACGGAGCGCGAGCGCCGGGCGCTGCTGCGCCGCCGGCCCACCGTGAGCTCCTGGCGGCGGCTGCTGGAGACCGCCCGCTCGGAGTACGAGCGCGGCACGGGAATCGTGCCCCTCGACGACGACGAGGTCTACGAGAACTACGCGGCCGTGAGCTGACGGCTCGCCTCCGGCATAGTCCGGCGGCACGGCACGGCACGGCACGGCACGGCCGCGTCGCACGGGAGCGTGCCCGCACGCGCCCGGGGCCGCTAGGACAGTTCCGTGTGCCCCGCCGCGAGGCGGTCGCCGATGTCGCGCAGGCCCGTGAGGTCGTGGACGTCGCCGGGGAGCGCGGGTACTTCCACGATGGCCACCTCGGGGTGGTGGCTGATGAAACGGTCCCGCGTGCGCTGTTCGCGCGCGAGCAGCCGCATGCGCTCGGCGTGCAGGCGCAGCAGACCCGCGGTCAGCTCGTCCACGGACCGGTCCGCGGCGGCGGGCGTCGGCTCGGATTCCGCTGGGCCGGAATCTGAACTTCCGTCTGTTTCGGGGGAGTTACGAACGTCAGCATTCCCGTCCGTCTGATCGACAATGCCGGGCTCCCCAAGATTTTCCGCGGCGGTGAGCGCCCGCTCGGCCGACAGCCGGGTGGCGCCGCTGCCGTGGACCCGGTTGAGCACCAGGCCGACCAGCGGCATCTTCTCGGCCGCCAGCCGCTCCACGAAGTACGCCGCCTCCCGCAGCGCGTCCCGCTCGGGCGCCGCCACCACCAGGAACGCCGTACCCGGCGCCTGCAACAGCTTGAAGGTGGCGTCCGCGCGGGTGCGGAAGCCGCCGAAGGTGGTGTCCATCGCGGAGACGAACGTCTGCGCGTCCTTGAGGAGCTGACCGCCCAGGATCTTGCCGAGGGTGCCGGTCATCATCGACATCCCCACGTTCAGGAACGCCATGCCCGCGCGGCCGCCCAGCTTGGCCGGTGCGGTCAGCAGCCGGATCAGCTTGCCGTCCAGGAACGAGCCGAGCCGCTTGGGCGCGTCCAGGAAGTCCAGCGCGTTCCGGGAGGGCGGGGTGTCGACGACGATCAGGTCCCACTCGTCCTTGGCGCGGAGCTGGCCGAGCTTCTCCATCGCCATGTACTCCTGCGTGCCCGCGAAGCCGCCGGAGACCGTCTGGTAGAAGGGGTTCGCCAGGATCTGGGCCGCCCGCTCGGGGTCCGCGTGCGACTCCACGACCTCGTCGAACGTGCGCTTCATGTCGAGCATCATGGCGTGCAGTTCGCCGGCCTCGGTGCTCTCGCCGGGCGCCTCCCCGCGGCGGTCCTCGACGCCCTTGACCCGGCGCGGCACGTTGTCGAGCGAGTCGATGCCCATCGACTGGGCCAGCCGCTTGGCCGGGTCGATGGTCAGGACGACCACCTTGCGGCCCCGCTCGGCGGCCCGGAGCGCGAGCGCGGCGGCCGTGGTCGTCTTGCCGACGCCGCCCGAGCCGCAGCACACCACGATCCGGGTCTCCGGATCGTCCAGCAGCGCGTCCACGTGCAGCGTCGGCGCCGGGGACCGGCCGGAGCGCGCGTCCGGGCCGGCGGCGGTCTGCGGCTCCTGGCTCATGACAACCCCTGCTTCCGCAACTCGGTGGCCAGTTCGTACAGGCCCGTCAGATCCATGTCCTCGGGGAGCAGCGGCAGCTCGGCCACCGGGAGGTCCAGCTCGCCGAGGACCGCGCGCTGCTCCTGCTCCAGGGCGTGCCGCTCGGCGTACTCGGCGGCCTGCGTCAGCAGTGGGTCGACCAGCCGCTCGGCCTGTCCGCCGCGCCGGGCCCCGCCCAGGCCCGCCGAGGACAGCGCGCGGGCGACGGCGGTGTGCGGGACGGTACGGGCCAGGTCCAGCTCGGCCGCGTCCAGCACCTCGGGGCGGACCATGTTCACGATGACGCGGCCCACCGGCAGTCCCGCCGCGCGCAGTTCGGCGATGCCGTCGGCGGTCTCCTGGACCGGCATCTCCTCCAGCAGCGTGACGAGGTGCACGGCCGTCTCGGCGGACTTCAGCACCCGCATCACGGCCTGCGCCTGATTGTGTATCGGGCCGATCTTGGCGAGGCCCGCCATCTCGTCGTTGACATTGAGGAAGCGGGTGATGCGGCCGGTGGGGGGAGCGTCCATCACCACGTGGTCGTAGAGGAACGCGCCCTTCTTGTCCTTGCGGCGCACCGCCTCGCAGGCCTTGCCGGTCAGCAGGACGTCCCGCAGACCCGGCGCGATGGTGGTCGCGAAGTCTATGGCGCCGATCTTTCTCAGCGCGCGGCCGGCGCTGCCGAGTTTGTAGAACATCTGGAGGTAGTCCAGAAGCGCCTGTTCGGCGTCGATGGCGAGCGCGTACACCTCGCCTCCGCCGGGAGCGGTGGCGATCTTCCGCTCCTCGTAGGGCAGCGCCTCGGTCCCGAAGAGCTGCGCGATGCCTTGCCGGCCCTCGACCTCGACGAGAAGCGTCCGCTTCCCCTCGTCGGCGAGGGCCAGCGCTAGAGCGGCGGCGACCGTCGTCTTTCCGGTCCCGCCCTTGCCGCTGACGACCTGGAGCCTGCTCACGTCTTCGAGCCTAACCAGTCCGGGCGACACTCACGCGGGAGGCTGTGGATAACAACGACTACAGTCGGCCTATGACCAAGTGGGAATACTCAACTGTGCCGCTGCTCGTCCACGCCACGAAGCAGATCCTGGACAACTGGGGCGAGGACGGCTGGGAGCTCGTCCAGGTGGTGCCCGGTCCCAACGCCGAGCAGCTCGTCGCCTACCTGAAGCGCGAGAAGCAGGCGTGAGCGCGGTCGAGGCCCGGCTCGCCGACCTCGGCCTGACGCTGCCGGAGGTCGTGCCCCCGCTGGCCGCCTACCAGCCCGCCGTGCGCTCCGGGCAGTACGTCTACACCGCGGGTCAGCTCCCGATGGTGGACGGACAGCTCCCGGTCACCGGCAAGGTCGGCGCCGAGGTGACGGCCGAGGAGGCCAAGGACCTGGCCCGGACCTGCGCGCTGAACGCGCTGGCCGCCGTCAAGTCCGTCACCGGCGACCTGGACCTGATCGCCCGCGTGGTGAAGGTCACCGGCTTCGTCGCCTCCGCCGCCGACTTCACCGGTCAGCCCGGTGTCCTCAACGGCGCCAGCGAGCTGCTCGGCGAGGTCCTCGGCGACAAGGGCGTGCACGCCCGCAGCGCGGTGGGTGTCGCGGTGCTCCCGCTGGACGCTCCGGTCGAGGTCGAGATCCTGGTCGAGCTGCTTCCGTAGCCCGCCCGGCCGCCGGTCCGGCAGCTCTCGAACATCTGCCCTGTTCGGGATAGCCTCCGCCCATGGCGAACGGTCAGTGGTACCCCCCGGAGTGGCCCGACCGCATCCGCGCCCTCGCGGACGGCACGCTCACTCCCGTCGTTCCCCGGCGGGCGGCGACCGTGCTGCTGCTTCGGGACACCCCGGCCGGACCGGCCGTCCACATGCTGCGCAGACGCGCCTCCATGGCCTTCGCCGGAGGCGCGTACGCGTATCCGGGCGGCGGTGTCGACCCGCGCGACGACGACCACCACGTCCGCTGGGCGGGCCCCACGCGCGCGTGGTGGGCGGAGCGGCTGGGCATGGAGAAGGGCGACGAGCCGGGCGCCCAGGCGATCGTCTGCGCGGCCGTGCGGGAGACGTACGAGGAGGCCGGCGTCCTGCTCGCCGGGACCGGCCCGGACACGGTCGTCGGCGACACCAGCGGCGACGACTGGGAGGCCGACCGGCTCGCCCTGGTCGCGCACGAGCTGTCCTTCGCGGAGTTCCTGGACCGCCGGGGGCTCGTCCTGCGCTCCGACCTGCTGGGCGCGTGGACCCGCTGGATCACCCCGGAGTTCGAGTCCCGGCGCTACGACACCTGGTTCTTCGTCGCCGCCCTGCCCGAGGGCCAGCGCACCCGCGACATCTCCACCGAGGCCGACCGCACGGTGTGGACCCGGCCCGCCGAGGCCGCCGCCGGGTACGACAAGGGCGAGCTGCTGATGATGCCGCCCACCATCGCCACCCTGCGCCAGCTGCTGCCCTACGGCACCGCCGCCGAGGCCCTCGCCGCCGCCCCGGAGCGCGATCTCACCCCGGTGCTCGCGCGGGCCCGGCTGCTGGACGGCCGGGTGGAGCTGAGCTGGCCGGGGCACGACGAGTTCACCCGGCACGTCCCGGCCGCTCCGGGCACGGCGGGAGGGGCGGCATGACCGACGCCGCGGCCCTGCCCGGCCAGCCCCGCGACGCGGTCCGCTCGGGCCCGGCCACCGAGCGCGCCGTCAACGTGCTCGCGCCCAACGCCTCGCCCATGACGCTGGACGGCACCAACACCTGGATCGTCGCGGAGCCCGGTTCCGACCTGGCCGTGGTCATCGACCCCGGCCCGCTGGACGACGGCCACCTGCGCGCGGTCGTCGACACCGCCGAGAAGGCCGGCCGGCGGATAGCGCTCACCCTGCTCACCCACGGCCACGCCGACCACGCGGAGGGCGCGTCCCGGTTCGCGGAGATCACCGGCACGCGCGTGCGCGCGCTCGATCCCGCGCTGCGGCTCGGGGACGAGGGCCTCGGCGCCGGGGACGTGGTCACGGTCGGCGGGCTCGAGCTGCGGGTGGTCCCCACGCCCGGCCACACCGCGGACTCCCTGAGCTTCCATCTCCCGGCGGACCAGGCGGTGCTCACCGGCGACACCGTCCTCGGGCGCGGCACGACCCTGGTCGCGCATCCCGACGGGCGGCTGGGGGAGTACCTGGCCTCGCTGCGCCGGCTGCGCTCGCTGACCGTGGACGACGGCGTGCACACCGTCCTGCCGGGCCACGGGCCCGTCCTGGAGGACGCCCAGGGCGCCGTCGACTTCTACCTCGCCCACCGCGCGAACCGTCTCGCCCAGGTCGAGACCGCCGTCGAGAACGGCCACCGCACCGCCGAGGCCGTCGTCGCCCACGTCTACGCCGACGTCGACCGCTCCCTGTGGCCGGCGGCGGAACTGTCGGTACGGGCCCAGCTGGACTACCTGGGCGAGCACGGGCTCATCTAGGCGCCGCTCTTGGTGCCGTGCACGCGCGCGTACTCCTCCGCCAGCCACGGGCCCAGGTCGTCCACGTAGCCGCGCAGGATCGCGGCGTTCCCGACGGGCTCGCGGCCGTAGCGGGCCGCGACGCGCATCTGGGCGGCGCGGCGGGGGTGGTAGGCGCCGAAGACCTCCGCCATCTCGGCCAGGTCGCTCGTCCAGCCGTTCCAGCGGGGCATGACCAGGGTGAAGCCGGTGCGCACCAGATGCCGGGACATGAACCGGACCAGCGGACGCCGGGCCTCCTCCGTGTCGGCGGCCCCCGCGATCCGCTCACGCCAGCGCGGGAGCAGACCGGCCAGGTCGCCGTTGGTCTCCCGGGCGAGGCGGGGGCTCGGCCGGTAGCGGGGCAGGCGCCCGGCGAGGTCGTCCCCGAGCAGCGGGGCGCACAGACAGGCCAGGAACCAGCCCATGTCGTACCGCTCGCCCTCGCTCAGCAGCCGGGCCGCGCTGAACAGCAGCGGGCCGACGCCGTCGATCTCGGGGAACCGCCGGTCCAGGGCCGTACCGAGGTCCTTCAGGGCGGCGCGGTCGGCGTCGGTGGGCTCGGCGCGCAGCGCGACCAGGAGGTCCAGGTCGCTGCGCCCCACGCGCGCGGTGCCGCGCGGGACGGACCCGTACAGGTAGCCGCTGTGCAGCCGGGCCCCGAAGGTCTCCGCCAGCCCGTCCCGCGCGGCGGCCACCACGGGCCGGAACGCGTCCTGCACGCGCGCGAGGGAGCCCTCACGGGCGATGAACCCCTCGGCGTCGAGGCCGTGCGGAACGGGCGGTCCGGACATGCGGACACTGTGCACCGCCGGGGGATGGCGGTGCAGCTCGTTTACGGGCGCCGACATCCGCTCCGGCGTCGGCCGGCAGCAATTGAGCCCGTCCGGCGATTGAGGACGAGGCCCCTTGGGGCCAACAAGCAGTTGGCCGGCCGAGACCAGCGTCAGCGGGACCGCTTCGCGAGGCGCTCCACGTCCAGCAGGATCACCGCGCGGGCCTCCAGGCGGAGCCAGCCGCGCTGGGCGAAGTCGGCGAGGGCCTTGTTGACGGTCTCGCGGGAGGCGCCGACCAGCTGGGCCAGCTCCTCCTGGGTGAGGTCGTGCACCACGTGGATGCCTTCCTCGGACTGCACGCCGAAGCGGCGCGAGAGGTCCAGCAGGGCGCGCGCGACACGGCCGGGCACATCGGAGAAGACCAGGTCGGACATGGCGTCGTTGGTCTTGCGCAGCCGGCGGGCGACGGCACGCAGCAGGGCGCCGGCGACCTCGGGGCGGACGTTCAGCCAGGGCTGGAGGTCGCCGTGGCCGAGACCGAGCAGCTTGACCTCGGTCAGCGCGGTCGCGGTGGCCGTACGCGGGCCCGGGTCGAACAGCGACAGCTCACCGATGAGCTCGCTGGGGCCGACCACGGCCAGCATGTTCTCCCGCCCGTCGGGGGAGGTGCGGTGCAGCTTGACCTTGCCCTCGGTGACGACGTAGAGCCGGTCACCGGGGTCGCCCTCGTGGAAGAGGGAGTCGCCACGGGCGAGGGTGACCTCGCTCATGGAGGCGCGCAGCTCCGCGGACTGCTCGTCGTCAAGAGCCGCGAAGAGCGGGTTGCGCCGCAGAACGTCGTCCACGAGTTCTCTCCTTGTCGAGCTGCTCAGGGGATGTTCCTCCCCAGCGTGCCAGGGGACCGTGTTCCCCGTTTTCCCGGACGGTCCAAACAGTGTGATCTGTCACAAGGATGCCGCACAGGTGTCCCGGGGTAAGCGGCAGGGGTCCAATCGGGGGCCGATCTTCCGGGTCCGGCGCGGATGTCAGTGCCGGGCTCTAGGCTGGCCGGGTGTCCAAATCGCCGGTGAGAGCACAGGCCGAGGGGGCTGGGCGGGTGGTTGCACGAGGTGATTCCGCCGTGGGCGAACAGGATTCCGATGGAAGTGGCAAAAAGGTGAAATCCGTAAAAAAGGACTCCGCGAAGACGGCCGGTGCGAAGACCGGCGAATCGCACACCGCCCTGGTCCGCCGCGCCCGCCGGATCAACCGCGAACTCGCCGAGGTCTACCCCTACGCCCACCCCGAGCTGGACTTCGAGAACCCCTTCCAGCTCGTGGTCGCCACGGTCCTGTCGGCCCAGACCACCGACCTGCGCGTCAACCAGACGACCCCGGCGCTGTTCGCCAAGTACCCCACCCCGGAGGACCTCGCGGCGGCCGACCCCGCCGAGGTGGAGGAGATCCTGCGGCCCTGCGGCTTCTTCCGGGCCAAGACGCGCTCGGTCATAGGGCTGTCCAAGGCGCTCGTGGAGGACTTCGGCGGCGAGGTCCCCGGGAAGCTGGAGGACCTGGTCAAGCTGCCCGGCGTCGGCCGCAAGACCGCCTTCGTGGTGCTCGGCAACGCCTTCGGCCGGCCTGGCATCACCGTGGACACCCACTTCCAGCGGCTGGTCCGGCGCTGGAAGTGGACCGAGGAGACGGAGCCCGAGAAGATCGAGGCCGCGGTCGGCGAGCTGTTCCCCAAGAAGGACTGGACCGACCTCTCCCACCACGTCATCTGGCACGGCCGCCGCATCTGCCACGCCCGCAAGCCCGCCTGCGGCGCCTGCCCGATCGCCCCGCTCTGCCCGTCCTACGGGGAGGGCGAGACCGATCCGGACAAGGCCCGCAAGCTCCTCAAGTACGAGAAGGGCGGCTTCCCCGGCCAGCGGCTCAACCCGCCCCAGTCCTATCTGGACGCCGGCGGCATCCCGGCCCCGCCGCTGGGGGCGGGATGACGGGAACGATCACAGGACAGGCGGGCGTTGGACACGGCAGCAGGGGGTGGCATGACGTACACGCGTGACACGCACGAAAGCCCGGTGGCGCTGCGCAGACAGGGGCTGCCCGGCTGGCTGGAGCCGGTGGCGCGGGCCGCCGAGACGGTCCAGCCGCTCCAGCTCAGCCGTTTCCTGCCGCCCGAGGACGGTGGGGGCCGGCAGTCGGCGGTGCTGATCCTGTTCGGCGAGGGCGAGCGCGGCCCCGAGCTGCTGCTGATGGAGCGCTCCGGCTCGCTGCGCTCGCACGCCGGCCAGCCCTCCTTCCCCGGCGGCGCCCTCGACGCGGTGGACGGCGACCCCAAGGGCGACGGCCCGCTGCGGGCGGCCCTGCGCGAGGCGGAGGAGGAGACCGGGCTCGACCCGGCCGGCGTCCAGCTCTTCGGGGTGCTGCCGGCCCTCTACATCCCGGTCAGCGAGTTCGTCGTCACCCCCGTCCTCGGCTGGTGGCGCGAGCCGAGCCCGGTCGGGGTGGTCGACCCGGCGGAGACCGCCCGCGTCTTCACCGTGCCCGTGGCGGATCTCACGGACCCCGCCAACCGGGCCACCGCCATCCACCCCAGCGGGTTCCGGGGCCCGGCATTCCTGGTCGAATCGGCGCTGGTGTGGGGGTTCACGGCCGGGGTCATCGACCGGCTGCTGCACTACGCGGGCTGGGAGCTGCCCTGGGACCGCACCCGGCAGGTCCCGCTCGACCGCCGGTCGTGACAGGGTGTCGTGCGTGATCGTTTACCGCGGGAAAGTCGATGGGCGGGGCCTGAAGCGTTGAACGTGCTGGACATCCTGTTGCTGCTGGCCGCCGTCTGGTTCGCGGTCGTGGGCTACCGCCAGGGCTTCGTCGTCGGCATCCTGTCGGTGATCGGCTTCCTCGGCGGCGGCCTGCTCGCCGTCTGGGCGCTGCCCCCGGTCTGGGACGCGGTGACCGACAACGCCGCGGTCGGGACCGTGGCGGCCGTCGTCGCGGTCATCGTCGTCATCGTCATCGCCTCGGTCGGCCAGGCCCTCACCACCCACTGGGGCAACAAGCTGCGCCGCCACATCACCTGGTCCCCGGCCCGCGCGCTGGACGCCACCGGCGGCGCCCTGGTCAACGTGGGCGCCATGCTGCTGGTCGCCTGGCTGATCGGCTCCGCGCTCGCCCAGACCACGCTGCCCACCCTCGGCCGGGAGGTCCGCGGCTCCAAGGTGCTGGTCGGGATGGACCAGGTGCTGCCGGTGCAGTCGAACACCTGGTTCAAGGACTTCGGCTCGGTCCTCGCGCAGAACGGCTTCCCGCAGGTCTTCAGCCCCTTCTCCGACGAGCAGATCCGCGAGGTCCAGCCGCCGGACCCGGCCCTGGCGAACAGCGCCGTGGCGGTCAGGGCCCAGCGCTCCATCGTCAAGGTCACCGGCACCGCCCGCAGTTGCGGCAAGGTGCTGGAGGGCAGCGGCTTCGTCTTCGGCGACCGGCGCGTGATGACCAACGCCCATGTCGTCGGCGGCGTCGACGAACCCACGGTCCAGATAGGCGGCGAGGGCCGTAGGTACGACGCCACCGTGGTCCTCTACGACTGGCGGCGCGACATCGCCGTCCTGGACGTGCCCGACCTCAAGGCGCCCGCGCTGCGGTTCGCCGCGAAGGACGCGGGCAGCGGGGACGGCGCCATCGTGGCCGGCTTCCCGGAGAACGGCGCGTACGACGTGCGCGCGGCGCGGGTGCGCGGGCGCATCATGGCGAACGGCTCGGACATCTACCGCCGGGGCACGGTCGGCCGTGACGTGTACTCACTCTTCACCACCGTCCGCGAGGGCAACTCCGGCGGCCCCCTGCTGACCCCTCAGGGCGCGGTGTACGGCGTGGTGTTCGCCAAGTCGCGGGACGACGCCCAGACCGGCTACGCCCTCACCGCCGACGAGATCCGCCCGGACGTCACCCGGGGGCGTACGGCGAACAGTCAGGTGGGTACCGACAACTGCGCCCTGTGAGGCCGCCGTGTCCCGCGAGGTGACAGCGGTTCAGGTGCGCGCGGTGTGACGCAGGCGTACCGAGACCCAGCGGGCCCGGCGGCGCAGGATGCGCGGAATCCCCACCCTCGGGTCGGTCTCCGCGAGTTGCGGTGTTCCTGGGTGCGGCGAATCGGGCCCGGAGGCCGAGCGTCGTTCGCGGGGTGCGTCACCGTAGTCGTGCGTCCAGCCCATACCCCGACGTGTGCCCCCGCCCCAAGGTCAGTAACCGCGTCCGGGCCCCCTGATCGGCCTATGCGTCAGGCATGTGGCAGTTCGGTGAGCAAACAGCCGGAAACGGTCGGGAAAGCGGACACTCGGTGCACCCGAACGGTCACCGGTCGGGTTCGGGGTCCTTCAGCCAGTTGATCAGCTCGGTGGAGAACGCCGCGGGGTCCTCCTCGTGCGGGAAGTGCCCCAGTCCGTCGAACAGCCGCCAGCGGTAGGGCGCCTCCACGTATTCGCCCGAACCGGCCGCGCTGCGGGTGCGGGTGACCGGGTCCAGCGAACCGTGCAGATGCAGCGTGGGCACCCGCACCGGCCGCTTCATCCGCCGGTTGAACTGGATGCCGTCCGGCCGGGCCAGCGACCGCACCAGCCAGCGGTACGGCTCGATCGAGCAGTGCGCCGTCGACGGGATGCACATCGCCCGCTGGTACGCCGCCACGTCCGCGTCCTCCGGCAGACGCGGCCCGGACCAGTCCCGGATCAGCTCGCCCACCAGCGCGCCGTCGTCGGCGGTGAGCTGCCGCTCGGGAATCCAGGGCCGCTGGAAACCCCAGATGTAGGAGCTGGCCGCCGTCTGCCGGGCGTCCCGCAGCATCGCCGCGCGCCAGCGCCTCGGGTGCGGCATCGACGCCACCGCGAGCCGCCGCACCAGCTTGGGCCGCATCGCCGCCGCCGTCCACGCCAGGTAGCCGCCCAGGTCATGGCCGACCAGCGCGGCGTCCGGCTCGCCGAGCGAGCGGATCACCCCGG comes from the Streptomyces seoulensis genome and includes:
- a CDS encoding nucleotidyltransferase domain-containing protein, encoding MSGPPVPHGLDAEGFIAREGSLARVQDAFRPVVAAARDGLAETFGARLHSGYLYGSVPRGTARVGRSDLDLLVALRAEPTDADRAALKDLGTALDRRFPEIDGVGPLLFSAARLLSEGERYDMGWFLACLCAPLLGDDLAGRLPRYRPSPRLARETNGDLAGLLPRWRERIAGAADTEEARRPLVRFMSRHLVRTGFTLVMPRWNGWTSDLAEMAEVFGAYHPRRAAQMRVAARYGREPVGNAAILRGYVDDLGPWLAEEYARVHGTKSGA
- a CDS encoding RidA family protein, whose amino-acid sequence is MSAVEARLADLGLTLPEVVPPLAAYQPAVRSGQYVYTAGQLPMVDGQLPVTGKVGAEVTAEEAKDLARTCALNALAAVKSVTGDLDLIARVVKVTGFVASAADFTGQPGVLNGASELLGEVLGDKGVHARSAVGVAVLPLDAPVEVEILVELLP
- the nth gene encoding endonuclease III, which encodes MKSVKKDSAKTAGAKTGESHTALVRRARRINRELAEVYPYAHPELDFENPFQLVVATVLSAQTTDLRVNQTTPALFAKYPTPEDLAAADPAEVEEILRPCGFFRAKTRSVIGLSKALVEDFGGEVPGKLEDLVKLPGVGRKTAFVVLGNAFGRPGITVDTHFQRLVRRWKWTEETEPEKIEAAVGELFPKKDWTDLSHHVIWHGRRICHARKPACGACPIAPLCPSYGEGETDPDKARKLLKYEKGGFPGQRLNPPQSYLDAGGIPAPPLGAG
- a CDS encoding ArsA family ATPase, whose amino-acid sequence is MSQEPQTAAGPDARSGRSPAPTLHVDALLDDPETRIVVCCGSGGVGKTTTAAALALRAAERGRKVVVLTIDPAKRLAQSMGIDSLDNVPRRVKGVEDRRGEAPGESTEAGELHAMMLDMKRTFDEVVESHADPERAAQILANPFYQTVSGGFAGTQEYMAMEKLGQLRAKDEWDLIVVDTPPSRNALDFLDAPKRLGSFLDGKLIRLLTAPAKLGGRAGMAFLNVGMSMMTGTLGKILGGQLLKDAQTFVSAMDTTFGGFRTRADATFKLLQAPGTAFLVVAAPERDALREAAYFVERLAAEKMPLVGLVLNRVHGSGATRLSAERALTAAENLGEPGIVDQTDGNADVRNSPETDGSSDSGPAESEPTPAAADRSVDELTAGLLRLHAERMRLLAREQRTRDRFISHHPEVAIVEVPALPGDVHDLTGLRDIGDRLAAGHTELS
- a CDS encoding Crp/Fnr family transcriptional regulator, with the protein product MDDVLRRNPLFAALDDEQSAELRASMSEVTLARGDSLFHEGDPGDRLYVVTEGKVKLHRTSPDGRENMLAVVGPSELIGELSLFDPGPRTATATALTEVKLLGLGHGDLQPWLNVRPEVAGALLRAVARRLRKTNDAMSDLVFSDVPGRVARALLDLSRRFGVQSEEGIHVVHDLTQEELAQLVGASRETVNKALADFAQRGWLRLEARAVILLDVERLAKRSR
- a CDS encoding NUDIX hydrolase, which encodes MTYTRDTHESPVALRRQGLPGWLEPVARAAETVQPLQLSRFLPPEDGGGRQSAVLILFGEGERGPELLLMERSGSLRSHAGQPSFPGGALDAVDGDPKGDGPLRAALREAEEETGLDPAGVQLFGVLPALYIPVSEFVVTPVLGWWREPSPVGVVDPAETARVFTVPVADLTDPANRATAIHPSGFRGPAFLVESALVWGFTAGVIDRLLHYAGWELPWDRTRQVPLDRRS
- a CDS encoding alpha/beta fold hydrolase; protein product: MTEPAAAPAVRLDLPSGEQVTHRDVAANGARFHIAELGDGPLVLLLHGFPQFWWTWRYQLSALAGAGYRAVAMDLRGVGGSDRTPRGYDPANLALDVTGVIRSLGEPDAALVGHDLGGYLAWTAAAMRPKLVRRLAVASMPHPRRWRAAMLRDARQTAASSYIWGFQRPWIPERQLTADDGALVGELIRDWSGPRLPEDADVAAYQRAMCIPSTAHCSIEPYRWLVRSLARPDGIQFNRRMKRPVRVPTLHLHGSLDPVTRTRSAAGSGEYVEAPYRWRLFDGLGHFPHEEDPAAFSTELINWLKDPEPDR
- a CDS encoding NUDIX hydrolase, translating into MANGQWYPPEWPDRIRALADGTLTPVVPRRAATVLLLRDTPAGPAVHMLRRRASMAFAGGAYAYPGGGVDPRDDDHHVRWAGPTRAWWAERLGMEKGDEPGAQAIVCAAVRETYEEAGVLLAGTGPDTVVGDTSGDDWEADRLALVAHELSFAEFLDRRGLVLRSDLLGAWTRWITPEFESRRYDTWFFVAALPEGQRTRDISTEADRTVWTRPAEAAAGYDKGELLMMPPTIATLRQLLPYGTAAEALAAAPERDLTPVLARARLLDGRVELSWPGHDEFTRHVPAAPGTAGGAA
- the wblA gene encoding transcriptional regulator WblA, which produces MGWVTDWSAQAACRTTDPDELFVQGAAQNRAKAVCTGCPVRTECLADALDNRVEFGVWGGMTERERRALLRRRPTVSSWRRLLETARSEYERGTGIVPLDDDEVYENYAAVS
- a CDS encoding ArsA family ATPase, translated to MSRLQVVSGKGGTGKTTVAAALALALADEGKRTLLVEVEGRQGIAQLFGTEALPYEERKIATAPGGGEVYALAIDAEQALLDYLQMFYKLGSAGRALRKIGAIDFATTIAPGLRDVLLTGKACEAVRRKDKKGAFLYDHVVMDAPPTGRITRFLNVNDEMAGLAKIGPIHNQAQAVMRVLKSAETAVHLVTLLEEMPVQETADGIAELRAAGLPVGRVIVNMVRPEVLDAAELDLARTVPHTAVARALSSAGLGGARRGGQAERLVDPLLTQAAEYAERHALEQEQRAVLGELDLPVAELPLLPEDMDLTGLYELATELRKQGLS
- a CDS encoding DUF4177 domain-containing protein produces the protein MTKWEYSTVPLLVHATKQILDNWGEDGWELVQVVPGPNAEQLVAYLKREKQA
- a CDS encoding MBL fold metallo-hydrolase, producing the protein MTDAAALPGQPRDAVRSGPATERAVNVLAPNASPMTLDGTNTWIVAEPGSDLAVVIDPGPLDDGHLRAVVDTAEKAGRRIALTLLTHGHADHAEGASRFAEITGTRVRALDPALRLGDEGLGAGDVVTVGGLELRVVPTPGHTADSLSFHLPADQAVLTGDTVLGRGTTLVAHPDGRLGEYLASLRRLRSLTVDDGVHTVLPGHGPVLEDAQGAVDFYLAHRANRLAQVETAVENGHRTAEAVVAHVYADVDRSLWPAAELSVRAQLDYLGEHGLI
- a CDS encoding MarP family serine protease, with protein sequence MNVLDILLLLAAVWFAVVGYRQGFVVGILSVIGFLGGGLLAVWALPPVWDAVTDNAAVGTVAAVVAVIVVIVIASVGQALTTHWGNKLRRHITWSPARALDATGGALVNVGAMLLVAWLIGSALAQTTLPTLGREVRGSKVLVGMDQVLPVQSNTWFKDFGSVLAQNGFPQVFSPFSDEQIREVQPPDPALANSAVAVRAQRSIVKVTGTARSCGKVLEGSGFVFGDRRVMTNAHVVGGVDEPTVQIGGEGRRYDATVVLYDWRRDIAVLDVPDLKAPALRFAAKDAGSGDGAIVAGFPENGAYDVRAARVRGRIMANGSDIYRRGTVGRDVYSLFTTVREGNSGGPLLTPQGAVYGVVFAKSRDDAQTGYALTADEIRPDVTRGRTANSQVGTDNCAL